The nucleotide window GACGACCGGGATCACGACGTCAGGCTTGGAATTGCAGCCAAGAAGCACCACGACGAGAAGGGTTGACAATAATACGCGCAACATCCACTGGCAACGGGGCATCAGACTTGGAACACTGTTGTAACAAATCGCCGCTAGACTAGTCGAATGTACAGGCCAGCCCCGGGAACGGCCCGTCTAAGGGAATCCGGGCGACGGCTCAGGGGAACGCAGGTAGAATATAGGATTCTTGAAGCTGAAATTGTTGCATCCGGGGAATATGGCTGTCATCCAATCCAAAGCGAGGGACGAGGCGAGCGACGAACTGGCACTCGTCCATGCCGCGAAGGCCGGGGATATCTCGGCGTTCGAGCAATTGGTAAAGCGCTACGACCGGAACGTGTTCCGGATTGCGCAGCACATCACGCAGAACCGCGAAGATGCCGAGGACGTCGTCCAGGACGCGTTCCTCAAGGCCTACGAGAACCTGGAGCAGTTCCAGGAGAACTCGAAGTTCTACACCTGGTTGGTGCGGATCGCGGTGAACGAGAGCCTGATGAAGCTGCGCCGGCGGCGCACGGACAAGACCGTCTCGCTCGATCAGGAGATCCAGACCGAGGAAGACACCATGCCGCGCGAGGTCGCGGACTGGTCGCCGAACCCGGAGCAGCTCTACAAGCAGGGGGAGCTGAAAGAGATCCTGACCCGGACGATCAACGGGTTGCCCACCAGCTTCCGCACCGTGTTCGTGTTGCGCGACGTGGAAGGACTCTCGACCGAAGAGACGGCCGAGGCGCTGGGACTGAGCATCCCGGCGGTAAAATCGCGGCTGCTGCGCGCCCGTTTGCAGCTCCGCGAGAGGCTGAGCAAGTACTTCAAGAAACCCAAGAAGGGGGCGGACGGCAACCAGTGACCTGCAAGGAGTTCCTGAAAGAACTGACCGATTACCTCGACGACTCGATGGACGAATCCACACGGGCCGAACTCGAGGATCACTTGCAGTGGTGCCATAACTGCTACGTCGTCTGCGATACCACCAAGAAGACCATCGCCATCTACCGTGATTCCAAGATGTACGAGCTGCCCGACGACCTGCGGAGCAAGCTGCAATCCGCCATCATGAACAAGTGCAAGGCGCGGAAAAAGACCCCAAGCTAGAGTCTTCGTCTCAACCACCCCATTCGTTTCAGACCCCTTCCTTCGAGAGGTTCTCATCCATTCCGGGTTCTTACCCGGGCGAACCCAATCCGGAGTTCCTGAATCTAATAGCTGGACACGGATTTAGGGATCTAGGGTTCCCAGGCATGTTGAATGATCCTGCCCAAAGGGGTGAAGTGCATGTTTACGAGTCTGGTGGATGCGTTGTTCGGCTGTTGGCACCGGAACTACAGTTTCCCCATCACCACGCGGCGCGGGCAGCGCCGTTCCCCGGCGGCGGCGGTGACCGGCACCTACGTGGTGTGCCTCGATTGCGGCAAGGAATTTCCCTACGATTGGCGCGAGATGAGGGTGGTCACTGAGGGAGTAGCTCCCACAGCAGTCTCCGGGCCGGTGGAGTCCTACGCGGGAAAATAGGCATGTGAACAAAGGGCCGAGCGGCACGAGTACCGTGCCGCTCATTGCTTTCTAGGCAGTCGCCGAGCTGGACTTGCCCTCCGAGAGCAGAGCGTTCAATAGAGCCAACATATCGGTCACGGTCAGGATGCCGACGACCTGGTCATTCTCGGTGACGATGATGGCCCCGATCTTCTTCTGGTAGAGCATCGTGACCGCATCCCGGATCGGCAGGTCAGGGCGGACGGTGATGGGATTCTTGGTCATCGCGACGGTGATCGGGGTAGCCTCGAAGATCTGGTTGTACTCGTCCGGGGTCATGCGCGACAGCATGGAGGGGGCCATGCGGGAGACGTCGCGGTCGCTGATGATCCCCACGGCCCGCCCGGCCTCGTCCACAATGGGCACGTGCCGCTTGC belongs to Terriglobales bacterium and includes:
- a CDS encoding sigma-70 family RNA polymerase sigma factor, whose amino-acid sequence is MAVIQSKARDEASDELALVHAAKAGDISAFEQLVKRYDRNVFRIAQHITQNREDAEDVVQDAFLKAYENLEQFQENSKFYTWLVRIAVNESLMKLRRRRTDKTVSLDQEIQTEEDTMPREVADWSPNPEQLYKQGELKEILTRTINGLPTSFRTVFVLRDVEGLSTEETAEALGLSIPAVKSRLLRARLQLRERLSKYFKKPKKGADGNQ
- a CDS encoding zf-HC2 domain-containing protein gives rise to the protein MTCKEFLKELTDYLDDSMDESTRAELEDHLQWCHNCYVVCDTTKKTIAIYRDSKMYELPDDLRSKLQSAIMNKCKARKKTPS
- a CDS encoding CBS domain-containing protein → MKKKKDGTPLPPEPTRPASDSCVGDYMTRNVTTLTDQSRLLDAALLIRRTGKRHVPIVDEAGRAVGIISDRDVSRMAPSMLSRMTPDEYNQIFEATPITVAMTKNPITVRPDLPIRDAVTMLYQKKIGAIIVTENDQVVGILTVTDMLALLNALLSEGKSSSATA